A genomic segment from Bacillota bacterium encodes:
- a CDS encoding trimethylamine methyltransferase family protein, whose amino-acid sequence MAFQPLTREDILKIHEASLRVMEEIGVTFEGERARKALMDAGCQPKDKRLLFPRALVERMLKNPAPIVLTGRDGAHTLDLTVGQGFTHNFGSVSVLLDMEKDAVRGATSKDQEDFARLSDYLPHLKKVVPSLRPEDVPSEIAPLAMTVICLKNTTKPVSIGAASDAWETKYMIKAASLVAGGSDRLKAQPMGTLSISPISPLHFPKDITEAIIEGALSGVPMTMLPCPGRGLTSPVTLAGGLMQQNVEELAYLVLAKLFNPECPLIYACRLFSANMRTGLVVGNDPDVGYAGACASQLAAFYGLPSDVYGFDTGSPRLNLQAGWERAVNALWPVMAGATFISGFGSLNGGLLASIEQLYIDDEIFAFLTHRREGLVVNDTTLGVDVIASVMEGGNFLAQEHTRDFIRAGELWMPGLSCGIGFEEWAAKGSQDLVQGARQAIREVMSKHEVPPLDDGLQRELDELLQAAGREKGCR is encoded by the coding sequence TTGGCTTTCCAGCCCCTTACACGGGAAGACATCCTGAAAATACACGAGGCGTCCCTCAGGGTAATGGAGGAAATAGGGGTCACGTTCGAGGGGGAGAGGGCCCGCAAGGCGCTAATGGACGCGGGTTGCCAGCCCAAGGACAAGAGGCTGCTCTTCCCCAGGGCCTTAGTAGAGCGGATGCTCAAGAACCCGGCGCCAATAGTCTTGACGGGCCGGGACGGCGCCCACACCCTTGACCTCACAGTGGGCCAGGGCTTCACCCACAACTTCGGCTCCGTGTCTGTCCTCCTGGACATGGAGAAGGACGCCGTCAGGGGTGCCACCTCCAAGGATCAGGAGGACTTTGCCCGGCTCTCGGACTACCTTCCCCACCTCAAGAAGGTGGTTCCCAGCCTGAGGCCTGAGGATGTGCCATCAGAGATCGCGCCCCTGGCCATGACAGTAATCTGCCTGAAGAATACGACGAAGCCCGTGTCCATAGGGGCGGCGTCCGACGCGTGGGAAACCAAGTACATGATAAAGGCGGCGAGCCTGGTGGCGGGCGGGTCAGACCGGCTTAAGGCTCAGCCCATGGGGACCCTCTCCATATCCCCCATAAGCCCGCTGCATTTTCCCAAGGACATCACTGAGGCCATCATTGAGGGCGCCCTGTCGGGGGTGCCCATGACCATGCTGCCCTGCCCAGGCCGGGGCCTCACATCCCCGGTGACCCTGGCGGGAGGCCTCATGCAGCAGAACGTGGAGGAACTGGCCTACCTGGTCCTGGCCAAGCTCTTCAACCCCGAGTGCCCCCTGATATACGCCTGCCGCCTGTTCTCTGCAAACATGAGGACAGGACTGGTCGTGGGGAACGACCCTGACGTGGGGTACGCCGGGGCGTGCGCCTCTCAGCTGGCCGCCTTCTACGGCCTTCCCTCGGACGTGTACGGATTTGACACTGGCTCCCCCCGGCTCAACCTGCAGGCGGGCTGGGAGAGGGCGGTCAACGCCTTGTGGCCTGTGATGGCGGGTGCCACCTTCATCTCAGGCTTCGGGTCACTGAACGGCGGGCTCCTTGCCAGCATCGAGCAGCTCTACATTGACGACGAGATATTTGCCTTCCTAACCCACCGCCGGGAGGGCCTGGTAGTGAATGACACAACGCTGGGCGTGGACGTCATCGCCAGCGTCATGGAGGGAGGCAACTTCCTGGCACAGGAGCACACCCGGGACTTCATAAGGGCCGGCGAGCTCTGGATGCCCGGGCTGAGCTGCGGCATAGGCTTCGAGGAGTGGGCCGCCAAGGGCAGCCAGGACTTGGTACAAGGGGCGAGGCAGGCCATACGAGAAGTGATGTCGAAGCATGAAGTGCCGCCCTTGGATGACGGCCTCCAGCGAGAGCTGGATGAGTTGCTGCAGGCTGCGGGCCGGGAGAAGGGCTGCCGGTAA
- a CDS encoding ABC transporter substrate-binding protein, which translates to MRRFLAFLLVMSVVAALAAGCGGQTQSPPPEEDEETAEEPAGGPKAGGTVVWAHGHDAAYIDPGYAYTGEDIDPTMLVFETLLNYEFSPDGGVTYSSNLATEWSHSDDGLEWTFNLRDGVKFHDGTDFNADAVVFSFKRLYDETHPYFIEGRWSYFDDLLGDVLEDVIAEDENTVKIVLKRPFAPLLTYLGYYSESIVSPAAVEKYGEDFFKNPVGTGPFKLEEWRKDDRIVLVPFEGYWGDKPYLERVILRVVPEVSTRLAEMETGGVHIFQSPPSEQIPRIKANPQLEVGSFPAAQLAYVAINNDTVTDVRLRQAIAHAVDWDKIVEVIWGELGYRASSILPGGVLGSHSDLKPYEFDQEKAKDLLAQAGIPQGYQLTMIAPNAPRWSHPDPITGLEMVQNDLKAVGIDVVAKPLEMGAWSAATTAGEYDLAWAGWMDVPDPNNFLHTLLVVYGGTRWRYQNEEVTDLAIKGASTYDNSERAGYYEQLQEIVYSEVPAIPVAYGNAVYAYVANLKGFNVGADGILRLHRAYLE; encoded by the coding sequence GTGAGAAGATTCCTGGCTTTTCTCCTGGTGATGTCCGTGGTGGCTGCCCTGGCAGCCGGCTGCGGAGGGCAAACCCAATCGCCCCCGCCGGAGGAGGATGAAGAAACGGCGGAGGAACCCGCCGGGGGACCCAAGGCTGGAGGAACGGTGGTGTGGGCCCACGGCCACGATGCCGCCTACATAGACCCTGGCTACGCCTACACCGGTGAGGATATCGACCCCACGATGCTGGTCTTCGAGACCTTGCTCAACTACGAGTTTTCGCCGGACGGGGGCGTCACCTACTCATCGAACCTGGCCACTGAGTGGTCCCACTCCGATGACGGGCTGGAGTGGACCTTCAATCTACGCGATGGCGTGAAGTTCCACGATGGCACGGACTTCAACGCCGATGCCGTGGTGTTCTCCTTTAAGCGCCTCTATGATGAAACCCACCCCTACTTCATCGAGGGTCGCTGGTCGTACTTCGATGACCTCTTGGGAGACGTCCTGGAGGACGTCATTGCCGAGGACGAGAACACGGTGAAGATCGTATTGAAGCGGCCCTTCGCGCCGCTCCTCACCTACCTGGGATACTACTCAGAGTCTATCGTGAGCCCTGCGGCTGTGGAGAAGTACGGTGAGGACTTCTTCAAGAACCCCGTGGGTACAGGCCCCTTCAAGCTGGAGGAGTGGAGGAAGGACGACCGCATCGTCCTGGTGCCCTTCGAGGGCTACTGGGGTGACAAACCCTACCTGGAAAGGGTCATCCTCAGGGTGGTGCCCGAGGTCTCCACGAGGCTGGCCGAGATGGAGACGGGGGGCGTCCATATCTTCCAGAGCCCTCCCTCAGAGCAGATCCCCAGGATCAAGGCTAACCCCCAGCTGGAGGTGGGCAGCTTCCCCGCCGCCCAGCTGGCTTACGTTGCCATCAACAACGATACCGTCACTGATGTGCGGCTAAGGCAGGCAATAGCCCATGCCGTGGACTGGGATAAGATCGTTGAGGTAATCTGGGGCGAGCTGGGCTATCGTGCCAGCAGCATCCTGCCCGGGGGAGTCCTGGGCTCCCATTCAGACCTGAAGCCCTACGAGTTTGACCAGGAGAAGGCCAAGGACCTCCTGGCCCAGGCCGGGATCCCCCAGGGCTACCAGCTCACTATGATAGCCCCTAACGCGCCCCGCTGGTCCCACCCGGATCCCATAACTGGCTTGGAAATGGTGCAGAACGACCTCAAGGCAGTGGGCATCGACGTGGTGGCGAAGCCCTTGGAGATGGGCGCCTGGTCAGCCGCGACCACTGCCGGGGAGTATGACCTGGCATGGGCGGGCTGGATGGATGTCCCAGACCCCAACAACTTCCTCCACACCCTCCTGGTGGTGTACGGAGGGACCCGCTGGAGATACCAAAACGAAGAAGTAACGGACCTGGCTATCAAGGGTGCTTCAACCTACGATAACAGCGAGCGGGCCGGCTACTACGAGCAGCTGCAGGAGATCGTCTACAGTGAGGTTCCCGCTATACCTGTGGCCTACGGCAATGCGGTGTACGCGTACGTGGCCAACCTGAAGGGGTTCAATGTAGGCGCAGACGGCATTCTCAGGCTGCACCGGGCGTACTTGGAGTAG
- a CDS encoding corrinoid protein, producing the protein MEDLIARVTEAVVNGSKAETLKWVKAAVDQGIDPVAIIEQGLTKGIQKVGDRFECGEYYLPDMMLSAEAMGNSVEMLEPLMKGGASSLRKLGKVVLGTVEGDLHEIGKNIVAMMLKASGFEVVDLGVNVTSGDFARAVGEHKADILGISALMTTTQTKQADIVSQLERDGIRKGVRVLVGGAPITAEWARKIGADGYAPDAISAVKMAKEMLGVS; encoded by the coding sequence TTGGAGGATCTCATTGCCAGGGTAACTGAGGCGGTGGTGAACGGCAGCAAGGCCGAGACCCTCAAGTGGGTTAAAGCCGCCGTTGATCAGGGTATAGACCCGGTAGCCATCATCGAACAGGGACTGACCAAGGGTATCCAGAAGGTAGGGGACAGGTTCGAGTGCGGCGAGTACTACCTGCCGGACATGATGTTGTCCGCAGAGGCCATGGGCAATTCCGTGGAGATGCTAGAGCCACTGATGAAAGGGGGCGCGTCATCCCTAAGGAAACTGGGCAAGGTGGTTCTGGGCACTGTGGAAGGGGACCTTCACGAGATCGGCAAGAACATCGTAGCCATGATGCTGAAAGCCTCCGGCTTCGAAGTGGTAGACCTGGGAGTCAATGTGACCTCTGGGGACTTCGCCAGGGCTGTGGGGGAACACAAGGCCGACATCCTGGGGATTTCCGCGTTGATGACCACCACCCAGACCAAGCAGGCAGACATAGTCTCACAACTTGAGAGGGACGGCATCCGGAAAGGGGTCAGAGTACTGGTGGGCGGGGCGCCCATAACCGCCGAGTGGGCCCGAAAGATCGGTGCGGACGGTTACGCCCCTGATGCCATCAGCGCTGTGAAGATGGCCAAAGAGATGCTGGGAGTTTCCTAG
- a CDS encoding ABC transporter permease — protein sequence MMRQYILKRLLLFIPTLLGLSVLVFLIIHMVPGDPVEIMLYPKASPEAIERLRAQLGLDQPVLVQYWMWLSRAARFDLGTSVTTLEPVMTQLARRVPSTVELSLMGMILGVALGLPLGVISAINKGRLPDYLSSIVALTGVSMPVFWLGLMLIWAFSVSLGWLPISGRSGLESQFVPASGFFLAESLLRGEYAAFWDALRHIILPAACIATWPLALVTRVTRSSMLEVLNEDYVRTARAKGLPYLAVVMKHALRNALIPVVTVTGLAFGSLLSGAVLTETVFAWPGVGSLIVRAIYSRDYPMIQGAVFLVAFMFVSVNLIVDILYVAIDPRIRYD from the coding sequence ATGATGCGCCAGTACATCCTGAAGAGGCTTCTGCTTTTCATACCGACGCTCCTTGGTCTGAGCGTGCTGGTGTTCCTCATCATCCACATGGTCCCGGGGGATCCCGTGGAGATTATGCTCTACCCCAAGGCCTCCCCCGAGGCCATTGAGAGACTGAGGGCCCAGCTGGGACTCGACCAGCCCGTCCTGGTCCAGTACTGGATGTGGCTTAGCCGTGCCGCCAGGTTTGATCTGGGCACCTCCGTGACAACACTGGAGCCTGTGATGACCCAGCTAGCCCGGCGGGTTCCCTCCACTGTGGAGCTGAGCCTCATGGGGATGATCCTGGGGGTGGCCTTGGGTCTCCCCCTGGGCGTGATCTCAGCTATCAACAAGGGCAGGCTCCCGGACTACCTCAGTTCCATAGTGGCCCTAACCGGGGTGTCCATGCCCGTGTTCTGGCTAGGACTGATGCTGATATGGGCCTTCTCCGTATCCCTGGGCTGGCTCCCCATATCAGGCCGTTCGGGCCTGGAATCGCAGTTCGTGCCCGCCAGCGGGTTCTTCTTGGCGGAATCCCTCCTCAGGGGCGAGTACGCCGCATTCTGGGATGCCCTGAGGCACATCATACTGCCGGCGGCGTGCATTGCCACCTGGCCGCTGGCCCTGGTCACCAGGGTCACCCGCTCCAGCATGCTGGAGGTGTTGAACGAGGATTACGTCCGCACCGCCCGGGCCAAAGGGCTGCCCTACCTGGCGGTGGTAATGAAGCATGCCCTGAGGAACGCGCTAATCCCTGTGGTCACCGTTACTGGCCTGGCCTTCGGCTCCCTCCTCTCCGGTGCCGTGCTCACGGAGACGGTGTTTGCCTGGCCAGGGGTGGGCTCCCTCATAGTCAGGGCCATCTACTCTAGGGACTACCCCATGATCCAGGGGGCGGTGTTCCTGGTGGCGTTCATGTTTGTCAGCGTGAACCTGATCGTCGACATCCTCTATGTGGCGATAGACCCTCGGATACGCTACGATTAG
- a CDS encoding aldehyde ferredoxin oxidoreductase family protein → MSAMGSTVWMDLDCQEAVTTHEEEQVYRRFLGGRGVNSWHLLERQVPGADPLGPENLLCFSCGLLTGTEAPSSARLHVSARSPLTGLLGSSNVGGGFGARLRLAGVQSLVVRGQAPRPSLLLVEDGRVEVLDASDWWGQDTRSVASGLASRFGPSSEVLVIGVGGENLVPFACMVTGTQHAAGRTGMGAVMGSKRLKAIVVRAKRERTTHPGSQESVREYIFAIRSSSRYEMYSRYSNSAFVNWANDMGILGTRNYQGVRFEGAGQIDGSRLIDYVTRRHTCHRCPVGCKASFEIRQGPYAGTRGERPDIEPIMNLGAKCGLDDPEALLHLHALAGTLGIDVISAGGVLAFAMEIYERGIITRDDTGGIELTWGNATAMAAMMDLMARREGFGAVLSHGVRGAAQLVGRGSEAYAHHSKGLELTGYDPRGALGTALGYAVSTRGGDFTSVYPTPEYRWKPEQGKEAFGTECSVDRLSHEGKGDLVKRTMTVCAVLDGLGICKVPALSLIGDFDLDKEARLASAVTGWHFTAGDLFTAGERIINSERLFNLVHGAHGTEDTLPEHFQAVPVPDPGPTQGTTVRVRALVDDFYRAMGWDHDGTPPRATMEALGLEGLWDRKLSSRPGVQAPSARPESPL, encoded by the coding sequence ATGAGTGCCATGGGCAGTACCGTATGGATGGATCTTGACTGCCAGGAGGCTGTGACTACCCACGAGGAAGAACAGGTCTACCGGCGGTTTCTCGGGGGCCGCGGCGTCAACTCCTGGCATCTCCTGGAGCGGCAGGTGCCCGGGGCAGACCCCCTGGGTCCCGAGAACCTCCTGTGCTTCAGCTGTGGGCTTCTCACGGGTACGGAGGCGCCTTCCTCCGCCAGGCTCCACGTGAGTGCCCGCTCTCCCCTGACGGGACTCCTCGGGAGTTCCAACGTTGGGGGAGGCTTCGGCGCCCGCCTGCGCCTGGCCGGCGTGCAGAGCCTGGTCGTCCGTGGGCAGGCGCCCCGGCCCTCCCTCCTCCTGGTGGAGGACGGGCGGGTGGAGGTGCTGGACGCCAGCGACTGGTGGGGCCAGGATACCAGGTCCGTCGCAAGCGGCTTGGCCTCCCGGTTTGGGCCTAGCTCGGAGGTCCTCGTGATAGGGGTGGGAGGGGAGAACCTGGTTCCCTTCGCCTGCATGGTCACGGGAACACAGCACGCCGCGGGAAGGACGGGCATGGGAGCGGTCATGGGGTCCAAGCGCCTCAAGGCCATCGTTGTCCGGGCCAAGAGGGAGAGGACCACGCATCCCGGTTCCCAGGAATCCGTCAGGGAGTACATCTTTGCTATAAGGTCCTCATCCCGGTACGAGATGTACTCCCGCTACAGCAACAGCGCCTTTGTGAACTGGGCCAACGATATGGGGATCCTGGGAACCCGCAACTACCAGGGTGTCAGGTTTGAGGGGGCTGGCCAGATCGACGGCTCCCGTCTCATAGACTACGTCACCCGGCGGCACACCTGCCACCGCTGCCCCGTGGGGTGCAAGGCCTCCTTTGAGATACGCCAGGGGCCCTACGCTGGCACCCGTGGCGAGAGGCCGGACATCGAACCTATAATGAACCTTGGGGCCAAGTGCGGCCTGGATGACCCTGAGGCCCTGTTGCACCTCCACGCCCTAGCAGGGACCCTGGGGATAGACGTGATCTCCGCCGGCGGTGTGCTGGCCTTTGCCATGGAGATCTACGAAAGGGGCATCATCACCCGGGATGATACCGGTGGGATCGAGCTCACCTGGGGGAACGCCACTGCCATGGCGGCCATGATGGACCTCATGGCGCGGAGGGAGGGCTTCGGGGCTGTCCTCTCTCACGGTGTCCGGGGGGCTGCCCAGCTGGTAGGGCGGGGCTCCGAGGCCTACGCCCACCACTCGAAGGGGCTGGAGCTAACGGGCTACGACCCCCGGGGAGCCCTGGGCACCGCCCTGGGATATGCCGTTTCCACCAGGGGCGGGGACTTCACCAGCGTCTACCCGACCCCTGAGTACCGGTGGAAGCCGGAGCAGGGCAAAGAGGCCTTCGGCACGGAGTGTTCCGTGGACCGTCTCTCCCACGAAGGCAAGGGAGATCTGGTGAAGAGGACCATGACGGTGTGCGCTGTCCTGGATGGCCTGGGTATCTGCAAGGTTCCCGCCCTCTCCCTCATAGGGGACTTCGACCTTGACAAGGAGGCTCGCCTTGCCTCGGCGGTCACCGGGTGGCATTTCACCGCGGGGGACCTCTTCACCGCGGGTGAGCGCATCATCAACTCGGAACGCCTCTTCAACCTGGTGCATGGCGCCCACGGTACTGAAGACACCCTGCCCGAGCACTTCCAGGCAGTACCCGTGCCTGACCCGGGACCCACCCAGGGGACCACTGTGAGGGTCAGGGCACTGGTGGATGACTTCTACCGGGCAATGGGGTGGGATCATGATGGAACACCCCCCAGGGCCACCATGGAGGCCCTGGGACTAGAGGGGCTGTGGGACAGGAAACTGTCCTCAAGACCGGGCGTCCAGGCGCCCAGTGCGCGGCCAGAGTCCCCCCTGTAA
- a CDS encoding aminopeptidase — MGDLQEAVAIALSQCMGLEPHESVLIVTDGVNLEVAEAFYAAAGEMARDYSMVVFPQRARNGEEPPASVAAAMKEASVVLVAASRSLSHTRARREACLAGARVASMPGITQDMAARALRLDYAALARRSEALARMLTEAKEARLTSPGGTLVTLSLEGRQGMADTGILREPGRWGNLPAGEACIAPLEGLTQGVIVLDGTLAGWGSLEEPITLVVEAGIVKEVSGGKAASWLRENLDAAGPAGRNIAELGVGTNDRARITGILLEDEKVLGTAHVAMGNSLSLGGRVDASVHLDGVVFEPVLELDGQVVLEGGHLRVGTI; from the coding sequence ATGGGCGATCTCCAGGAAGCGGTAGCCATAGCGCTATCACAGTGCATGGGACTGGAACCCCACGAGAGTGTCCTTATAGTTACTGACGGTGTCAACCTTGAGGTGGCGGAGGCATTCTACGCGGCTGCTGGGGAGATGGCCAGGGACTACTCCATGGTGGTGTTCCCGCAGAGGGCCAGGAATGGTGAGGAGCCCCCCGCCTCGGTGGCGGCAGCCATGAAGGAAGCGAGCGTGGTGCTAGTCGCCGCATCCCGCTCCCTCTCCCACACCCGGGCGCGAAGGGAGGCCTGCCTGGCCGGCGCCCGGGTTGCGAGCATGCCCGGCATAACCCAGGATATGGCCGCCAGGGCCCTGAGGCTGGACTACGCGGCCCTGGCCCGCCGCTCGGAGGCCCTGGCCCGCATGCTCACAGAGGCCAAGGAGGCCCGGCTCACATCCCCCGGAGGCACCCTTGTCACCCTTTCCCTGGAGGGCCGGCAGGGCATGGCCGATACCGGCATCCTGCGGGAGCCCGGCAGGTGGGGAAACCTGCCCGCAGGGGAGGCCTGTATCGCGCCCCTTGAGGGTCTAACCCAGGGCGTTATCGTGCTGGATGGTACCCTGGCAGGCTGGGGAAGCCTGGAGGAACCCATAACACTAGTGGTGGAAGCAGGCATTGTAAAGGAGGTATCCGGGGGCAAGGCGGCCTCCTGGCTCCGGGAGAACCTGGACGCCGCTGGTCCTGCCGGCCGGAATATTGCCGAGCTGGGAGTGGGCACGAATGACAGGGCCAGGATCACAGGGATACTCCTGGAAGACGAGAAGGTACTAGGCACGGCGCACGTGGCCATGGGCAACAGCCTGTCCCTGGGAGGGAGAGTGGATGCCAGCGTGCACCTTGATGGGGTAGTGTTCGAGCCCGTACTGGAACTGGATGGCCAAGTGGTGCTGGAGGGTGGGCACCTCAGGGTGGGCACCATTTAG
- a CDS encoding sigma 54-interacting transcriptional regulator: MANTPRVTVVSVSKLTKEIFVSQVREFFGASLDVHTVCFEESGAFRSDSDIVLVSQASLKSSLPPLPPDSPVVVARRSLDMGRIAEVMSVPAGKALVVSNMREAAEEAVELLLGIGISHLEMIPYYPGAPLPPYEVRVAITPGIVGLVPPGLQVVDIGVRPLDVSTLVEVGVRLGLPLDKANILGARYNKRMVALISEQAQMLVEINALTKYLEAILNSVNDGVIAVDDQLRIIVMNSVASEITKSNSGPGGRLHQPQLAKELEDLLKTGKADINRLMHLNGRQLLVTKTPVFSKDKTAAVVVILKEVTELHRASRDLSRQIRRKAYKTKYSIDDILGDSTDIRRTKTVMRKIGPTNLTVLIMGEHGTGKELVAHALHNLSRRKGQPFVPVNLASLPETLIESELFGYEEGAFTGARKGGKPGLFEQAHPGTIFLDEIGDLPLNTQVKLLRVLEEKEVMRIGGTSIIPIDVRILAATNKDLLKSVRQGSFRADLYYRLCESRLMVPPLRSRKEDIPLLAAHFFTKFGPTSAPLSERLLTCLTRYDWPGNVRQLEGVIRYICNTTDGDDDEVYILLDEMLEGDTNERTEEEWLEVLEVIEARGSRDEYTAILQELLIAKEEGLRAGRESLVKRCQSHDLRVTGNMMRSRLDALRAQGCVVTGLGRQATRITERGEGFLRWLRRH; the protein is encoded by the coding sequence GTGGCGAATACTCCCAGGGTGACCGTAGTAAGTGTAAGCAAACTGACAAAAGAGATATTTGTCTCTCAGGTCCGGGAGTTCTTCGGAGCCTCGCTGGACGTACATACAGTCTGCTTCGAGGAAAGTGGGGCGTTCCGTAGCGATTCTGACATTGTGCTCGTATCCCAGGCCTCCCTGAAATCGAGCCTGCCGCCACTGCCTCCCGATAGTCCAGTGGTTGTTGCACGGCGATCTCTTGACATGGGACGTATTGCCGAAGTAATGTCTGTGCCTGCCGGGAAGGCACTGGTGGTCAGCAACATGCGAGAGGCGGCGGAAGAAGCCGTTGAACTGCTACTGGGCATAGGCATTAGCCATCTTGAGATGATCCCGTACTACCCTGGGGCCCCTCTCCCACCATATGAAGTCAGGGTGGCCATCACTCCAGGGATAGTGGGCTTGGTACCCCCCGGACTTCAAGTTGTTGACATCGGTGTAAGGCCCCTTGATGTTTCCACGCTTGTTGAAGTGGGTGTTAGGCTTGGCTTGCCTCTTGACAAGGCCAACATTCTAGGAGCCAGGTACAACAAGCGGATGGTGGCCCTCATTAGCGAGCAGGCACAGATGCTGGTGGAAATCAACGCGCTCACCAAGTACTTGGAGGCCATTCTGAACTCTGTTAATGACGGCGTCATAGCCGTTGATGATCAACTCAGGATAATCGTGATGAACTCTGTGGCAAGCGAGATAACCAAGAGCAACTCTGGTCCCGGTGGAAGGCTGCACCAACCCCAGCTGGCCAAAGAACTGGAGGATCTGCTGAAGACGGGAAAGGCCGATATTAACCGGCTCATGCATCTGAACGGTCGACAGCTCCTGGTTACAAAAACCCCCGTATTCAGCAAGGACAAGACTGCAGCGGTAGTTGTCATACTCAAGGAAGTCACCGAGTTGCACCGTGCCTCTCGGGACCTCTCGCGGCAAATAAGGCGTAAAGCGTATAAGACCAAGTATTCCATTGATGACATTCTCGGGGACTCTACGGACATCCGCCGGACCAAGACCGTAATGAGAAAGATCGGCCCTACGAACCTGACGGTTCTCATTATGGGGGAGCATGGAACTGGCAAGGAGCTGGTGGCTCACGCCTTGCACAATCTCTCCAGGAGAAAGGGGCAACCCTTTGTCCCCGTCAACTTGGCCTCCCTACCGGAGACCTTGATTGAGAGCGAACTCTTCGGATACGAGGAAGGTGCCTTCACCGGGGCTCGAAAGGGCGGCAAACCGGGTTTGTTCGAGCAAGCGCATCCGGGAACCATCTTCTTGGACGAAATCGGTGACCTGCCGTTAAACACTCAAGTGAAACTTCTTCGAGTCCTCGAGGAGAAGGAAGTAATGAGAATAGGTGGAACTAGCATCATTCCCATTGATGTCCGCATCTTAGCAGCAACCAACAAGGACCTCTTGAAAAGCGTAAGGCAAGGCTCGTTCCGCGCTGACCTTTACTACCGGCTGTGCGAATCACGCCTTATGGTACCACCTCTCCGGAGTAGAAAAGAGGATATCCCGCTTCTGGCCGCGCACTTCTTCACGAAATTCGGCCCCACCAGCGCACCTCTTTCGGAGCGGTTGCTCACCTGCCTCACTCGGTACGATTGGCCGGGGAACGTTCGCCAGCTTGAGGGGGTGATCCGCTATATCTGCAACACAACTGACGGGGACGACGATGAAGTGTATATTCTCCTGGATGAGATGCTCGAGGGCGACACTAATGAGCGAACGGAAGAGGAGTGGCTGGAAGTTCTCGAGGTCATTGAGGCAAGGGGATCTCGTGATGAGTACACCGCCATACTCCAGGAACTCCTGATCGCAAAAGAGGAGGGGCTACGGGCTGGCAGGGAGAGCTTGGTGAAAAGATGCCAGTCCCACGATCTCAGGGTCACCGGCAACATGATGCGCTCGCGTTTGGATGCCCTGCGGGCTCAAGGTTGCGTTGTTACGGGACTGGGCCGGCAGGCAACACGGATTACGGAACGAGGAGAAGGGTTCCTTCGTTGGCTGAGACGGCACTAA
- a CDS encoding ABC transporter permease — protein MKAQSAGALGWYLRRFSHHKMALTGVVIMAALVAVSVLAPLIAPHDPYEQDIDHRLEPGFWAGNWEYPLGVDRVGRCIFSRIVYGGRLTLTMGIISIGLAGALGTAIGVMSGFSGGTVDLVTMRVVDIVLNFPTLILALAISAALGAGIDKAMLAVGIAYTPLVARVVRGSVLSVKERTFIDAARVAGTSNSRIVLRHILPNIAGPTVVYLSLCLADGILYAASLGFLGLGAQPPQAEWGTMLGQGRDFLLLGVWWMVMFPGLAILVTVLCLNAIGDGLRDAIDPTTVMQ, from the coding sequence TTGAAAGCCCAGTCAGCGGGCGCTCTAGGGTGGTACCTGAGACGGTTTTCCCACCACAAGATGGCTCTCACAGGTGTGGTGATCATGGCCGCTCTTGTGGCCGTTTCCGTCCTGGCCCCCCTCATAGCGCCCCATGACCCCTACGAGCAGGACATAGATCACCGCCTGGAGCCAGGCTTCTGGGCTGGCAACTGGGAGTATCCCCTGGGGGTTGACAGGGTCGGGCGGTGCATTTTCAGCCGCATCGTCTATGGCGGGAGACTCACCCTCACCATGGGGATCATCTCCATCGGCCTCGCGGGTGCCCTCGGCACGGCCATAGGCGTGATGAGCGGTTTTTCCGGCGGTACGGTAGACCTGGTAACCATGCGGGTTGTGGACATAGTGCTGAACTTCCCCACCCTCATCCTGGCCCTGGCCATCAGCGCCGCCCTGGGCGCGGGCATAGACAAGGCCATGCTGGCTGTGGGGATAGCCTACACCCCGCTGGTGGCCAGGGTAGTCAGGGGCTCGGTACTGTCGGTGAAGGAGAGGACCTTCATCGACGCGGCCAGGGTGGCTGGCACATCCAACTCCAGGATCGTCCTGAGACACATACTCCCGAATATAGCGGGTCCCACCGTGGTCTACCTCTCCCTATGCCTGGCCGATGGGATACTCTACGCGGCCTCCCTGGGCTTCCTGGGACTTGGGGCTCAGCCCCCCCAGGCGGAGTGGGGGACCATGCTGGGGCAAGGCCGGGACTTCCTCCTCCTCGGCGTGTGGTGGATGGTGATGTTCCCGGGCCTTGCCATTCTTGTGACGGTACTCTGCCTGAACGCCATAGGTGATGGCCTCAGGGATGCCATCGATCCCACCACGGTGATGCAGTGA